A genome region from Microbacterium sp. CGR2 includes the following:
- a CDS encoding ABC transporter ATP-binding protein, with the protein MTAPAISVQGIEKSYKDLHVLRGVDFEVAKGSIFALLGSNGAGKTTVVRILSTLLKADAGTATVQGVNVATDPLGVRERISLTGQFAAVDEVLTGRENLVLVAKLRHLPDAGKIADDLLAKFRLTDAGARKAGTYSGGMRRRLDIAMSLVGHPEVIYLDEPTTGLDPEARIEVWDVVKELANSGTTVLLTTQYLDEAEQLADRIAILHEGRIIANGTLAELKRLLPAAKVEYVEKQPTLEEIFLTLIGPAKGSNTSGKENAA; encoded by the coding sequence ATGACCGCCCCCGCGATCTCGGTGCAGGGCATCGAGAAGTCCTACAAGGACCTGCACGTGCTGCGCGGCGTCGACTTCGAGGTGGCGAAGGGAAGCATCTTCGCCCTCCTCGGGTCGAACGGCGCCGGCAAGACCACGGTCGTCCGAATCCTCTCCACACTGCTGAAAGCGGATGCCGGGACAGCCACCGTCCAGGGCGTCAACGTGGCGACCGACCCCCTCGGAGTGCGCGAGCGCATCAGCCTCACCGGGCAGTTCGCCGCCGTCGACGAGGTCCTCACCGGGCGTGAGAACCTCGTGCTGGTCGCCAAGCTCCGCCACCTGCCCGACGCCGGGAAGATCGCCGACGACCTGCTGGCGAAATTCCGACTGACTGATGCCGGCGCCCGCAAGGCCGGCACGTACTCCGGCGGGATGCGGCGTCGGCTCGACATCGCGATGAGCCTCGTCGGACACCCCGAGGTCATCTACCTGGACGAGCCGACCACCGGTCTCGATCCGGAGGCGCGCATCGAGGTGTGGGACGTCGTCAAGGAACTCGCGAACAGCGGCACCACCGTGCTGCTGACCACGCAGTACCTCGATGAGGCGGAGCAGCTGGCCGACCGCATCGCGATCCTGCACGAGGGTCGCATCATCGCGAACGGCACCCTCGCCGAGCTGAAGCGACTGCTTCCGGCCGCGAAGGTCGAGTACGTCGAGAAGCAGCCCACCCTCGAGGAGATCTTCCTCACCCTCATCGGCCCGGCGAAGGGCAGCAACACCTCCGGAAAGGAGAACGCAGCATGA
- a CDS encoding DUF1048 domain-containing protein codes for MAAKWIEAITGSLEEKKQYKQAQARINALPEPYREMAKAQQRYNLYYGGVTDGDVIVKMFLDIADLWERAAIDGTPVTSIVGDDPVEFAENYAAAYGGRQWIDKERARLIKAFEDAKKKEA; via the coding sequence ATGGCCGCCAAGTGGATCGAAGCGATCACCGGATCGCTCGAAGAGAAGAAGCAGTACAAGCAGGCCCAGGCCCGCATCAACGCGCTCCCGGAGCCCTACCGCGAGATGGCGAAGGCCCAGCAGCGCTACAACCTGTACTACGGAGGCGTCACGGATGGCGACGTCATCGTGAAGATGTTCCTCGACATCGCTGACCTGTGGGAGCGCGCCGCCATCGACGGCACTCCGGTCACATCGATCGTCGGCGACGACCCGGTCGAATTCGCCGAGAACTACGCCGCGGCGTACGGCGGACGGCAGTGGATCGACAAGGAGCGCGCGCGCCTCATCAAGGCGTTCGAAGACGCGAAGAAGAAGGAGGCATGA
- a CDS encoding PadR family transcriptional regulator translates to MGKQMTEMLKGTLEGIVLALLAEQPAYGYEITTRVRDHGFTDIAEGTIYALLVRIEQKSLVDVEKVPSEKGPPRKVYTLNAAGTHELGEFWKTWDFLKHHIEQLNTTNTDIKEN, encoded by the coding sequence ATGGGCAAGCAGATGACCGAGATGCTCAAGGGCACTCTGGAGGGCATCGTTCTGGCTCTCCTTGCCGAGCAGCCGGCATACGGGTACGAGATCACCACACGAGTGCGCGACCACGGGTTCACCGACATCGCCGAGGGCACGATCTACGCCCTGCTCGTTCGCATCGAGCAGAAGAGCCTCGTCGACGTCGAGAAGGTGCCGAGCGAGAAGGGTCCGCCCCGCAAGGTGTACACCCTCAACGCGGCAGGCACTCACGAACTCGGGGAGTTCTGGAAGACCTGGGACTTCCTCAAGCACCACATCGAACAGCTGAACACGACGAACACCGACATCAAGGAGAACTGA
- a CDS encoding S-layer family protein — MSNRGAQEHTSSDRRSATKADRWRRGLKKLVGGFVSTAVVASSMVFVGGAMTAAPAAAADPFLCTPGAVFVQSSTEIREFAVNEQGGAPGEGGTLGTAGFGMNHSDNGLGISAGGRYAYTVTNSSSSKILAKHDRITDQTTRTPFTLNSAVLRGAVNPVTGVYYFASSTAGNAINLYAWDESVSPQTYVQVGTLRPADGSSDFGANGDMAFTASGQLVLVADRYIYSSDLPATLESSTATIEAKQVHDMGAGVQGNGIAFGNRGHIFVSVSGGGSRIVEVDLPRGVTVNTTPLGSFAPTDMSSCTFPNTITLKKDLPDGRQAATDQFGLSVQAPVGYQDLQTVATTTGTAEGVQPDYAGPIFTNQGDTFTLAETASGTTNLGQYAASLVCEQLNPDGSTSPVAVNGNQVTQPAGALGTDVNCTFSNARLVPGLNLRKTADPAAGVAVSAGQRITYTVEAENTGNTTLDPVEINDDLSGVFDDAEYQGDVSTAIDGTEVTAGAAAIDGDALAWTGALEAGQILTITYSVIVDEGVEGASIANSVTASGTPPGGIDPIQPPAVTTEHPVAGFTIAKTADPASGSVVEPGQVIEYTVTGTNTGATALNPASIADDLAGVLAHAEYNSDIATAIDGTPLATGGATLTGTDLAWSGALQSGQTVTITYSVTVGDTTSGEILSNVASGSAVPTTPNPADPTGPQVPGQPIVPPTVSTEHPVIGSGFTLSKSADPTTGTAVEAGDTIEYTLTGTNTGDTALDPAEIVDDLSGVLGDAAYNDDVTADRGSANVDGSTLTWTGSIPAGESVTIRYSVTVDAGVESALLANVANGEATPLVPVDPTDPDGPTTPGTPITPPQVETAHPVVAAGFEVGKTADPATGTAVNAGDTIEYTVTGTNTGNTVLDPATIADDLSAVLTDAAYNGDVAASIGTAALVDSTLTWSGVLAPGDEVVITYTVTVDEDASGVLLRNTAEGQATPLIPEDPTDPDSPTNPGTPVTPPPASTEHPVVNPGFALTKTADPASGSRVDPGSVIEYTVTGTNTGDTVLDPATIADDLTAALAVGSYNDDVVASRGEADVTDETLEWTGSLVPGENVVITYSVTVDGDAGGETVRNSATGEATPQLPADPSDPESPTTPGTPLVPPTVITEHPVNTPGFTFAKTVDPASGTAVDAGQVLTYTLTGTNTGETTLSPVEISDDLSGVLDDSTFNDDTAATIDGAPAAPAELVGDELSWTGSLAVGEAVTITYSVTVGADAVGTLVENSATATATPPGGDEITSPESTTSNPVNEPGFSVSKSADPAPGTAVDPGTVVTYTVTGVNTGETVLDPVTIVDDLSGVLAHAEPNGDARATIDGGAAPAPSLTGEMLTWDGALQVGETVTITYSVTIAADAGGAVLTNSVTGTATPPGGGSAIETPPAITDHAINEPGFELVKTADPASGSRVDPGSVITYTVTGVNTGETALAPVSISDDMSDVLTHAEYNGDATAVVNGATVSAPEFAGEELMWTGELAAGQRVIVTYSVTVDGDSGGETIANVASASAIAPGGAELSPAPSATEHRVGKPGFTFEKTSDPSSGTMVATGSVVTFTLTGVNTGETALDEVVISDDLSGVLPHADLTGDVVATVGDHEVAAPVIDGTDLRWTGSLAEGEVVTITYAVTIHADAAGKTLENVAVSIATPPAGDVITPAPSGTTHPVQTPLAVTGGQLAPWALILGLGLLLGGAVLLILRRRASA; from the coding sequence GTGTCAAATCGTGGTGCGCAAGAGCACACATCGTCGGATCGCCGTTCGGCGACGAAGGCAGATCGCTGGCGGCGTGGGCTGAAGAAGCTCGTGGGGGGCTTCGTCAGCACAGCGGTCGTCGCGTCGTCGATGGTCTTCGTCGGCGGGGCCATGACCGCAGCTCCGGCAGCAGCGGCAGACCCGTTCCTGTGCACCCCTGGCGCGGTCTTCGTGCAGAGCTCCACGGAGATCCGGGAGTTCGCGGTGAACGAGCAGGGTGGCGCCCCTGGGGAGGGCGGCACCCTCGGCACCGCGGGCTTCGGCATGAACCATTCGGACAACGGCCTGGGCATCTCGGCAGGCGGCCGGTATGCGTACACGGTGACCAACAGCTCGTCCAGCAAGATCCTCGCCAAGCACGACCGCATCACGGATCAGACGACGCGTACGCCGTTCACCCTCAACTCCGCCGTACTGCGCGGCGCGGTCAACCCGGTCACCGGTGTCTACTACTTCGCGAGCAGCACAGCGGGTAACGCGATCAACCTCTACGCCTGGGACGAGAGCGTCTCTCCGCAGACGTACGTGCAGGTCGGGACCCTTCGTCCGGCAGACGGCAGCAGCGACTTCGGCGCGAACGGCGACATGGCCTTCACGGCTTCGGGCCAGCTGGTACTCGTCGCCGACCGCTACATCTACTCGTCCGACCTGCCGGCGACGCTCGAATCGAGCACCGCCACCATCGAGGCCAAGCAGGTGCACGACATGGGTGCCGGTGTGCAGGGCAACGGAATCGCGTTCGGCAACCGGGGCCACATCTTCGTCTCGGTCTCCGGTGGCGGCAGCCGCATCGTCGAGGTGGACCTTCCGCGTGGCGTGACGGTGAACACCACGCCGCTGGGCAGCTTCGCGCCGACCGACATGTCGAGCTGCACCTTCCCGAACACGATCACCCTCAAGAAGGATCTGCCGGACGGGCGGCAGGCCGCGACCGACCAGTTCGGCCTCAGCGTGCAGGCACCCGTCGGCTACCAGGATCTGCAGACCGTGGCCACCACCACGGGGACGGCTGAGGGAGTGCAGCCGGACTACGCCGGACCGATCTTCACCAACCAGGGCGACACCTTCACGCTCGCCGAAACGGCTTCGGGCACGACCAACCTCGGCCAGTATGCGGCCAGTCTCGTGTGCGAGCAGCTGAACCCTGACGGCTCGACATCTCCCGTCGCCGTCAACGGCAACCAGGTGACGCAGCCCGCCGGCGCTCTCGGCACCGACGTGAACTGCACGTTCTCCAACGCTCGTCTGGTCCCGGGTCTGAACCTGAGAAAGACGGCTGATCCAGCCGCTGGCGTCGCCGTGAGCGCAGGACAACGCATCACGTACACGGTCGAAGCCGAGAACACCGGTAACACGACGCTCGACCCCGTCGAGATCAACGACGACCTCTCCGGTGTCTTCGACGACGCCGAGTACCAGGGCGACGTCTCCACCGCGATCGACGGCACCGAGGTGACCGCCGGCGCGGCGGCCATCGACGGCGATGCCCTTGCGTGGACAGGAGCGCTCGAGGCCGGACAGATCCTCACGATCACCTATTCCGTGATCGTCGACGAGGGAGTCGAAGGAGCGAGCATCGCCAACAGCGTGACCGCTTCGGGCACCCCTCCCGGGGGGATCGATCCGATCCAGCCGCCCGCAGTGACCACCGAGCACCCGGTCGCAGGGTTCACCATCGCCAAGACGGCTGACCCGGCATCCGGCTCCGTCGTCGAACCAGGGCAGGTCATCGAGTACACGGTGACCGGCACCAACACCGGGGCGACCGCCCTGAACCCGGCATCCATCGCCGACGATCTCGCCGGCGTGCTTGCACACGCGGAGTACAACTCCGACATCGCGACCGCGATCGACGGCACCCCGCTCGCGACCGGTGGTGCGACCCTCACCGGAACCGACCTCGCGTGGAGCGGTGCGCTGCAGTCCGGGCAGACGGTGACGATCACCTACTCGGTGACCGTGGGCGACACGACCTCCGGTGAGATCCTCAGCAACGTGGCTTCGGGCAGCGCCGTCCCGACGACGCCCAATCCCGCCGATCCGACCGGGCCGCAGGTTCCCGGCCAGCCCATCGTCCCTCCGACGGTGAGCACCGAGCATCCGGTGATCGGGTCAGGCTTCACCCTCAGCAAATCGGCCGACCCGACCACGGGCACGGCTGTCGAAGCCGGTGACACCATCGAATACACCCTCACCGGGACGAACACCGGTGACACGGCCCTCGACCCGGCGGAGATCGTCGACGACCTGTCGGGCGTTCTGGGCGATGCCGCGTACAACGACGACGTCACCGCCGACCGCGGTTCCGCGAACGTCGACGGTTCGACTCTGACCTGGACGGGCTCGATCCCCGCCGGGGAGTCCGTCACCATTCGCTACAGCGTGACCGTCGACGCAGGTGTGGAGAGCGCCCTGCTGGCGAATGTCGCGAACGGCGAGGCGACACCGCTGGTTCCGGTCGACCCCACCGATCCCGACGGTCCGACGACCCCGGGAACCCCGATCACGCCGCCGCAGGTCGAGACCGCTCACCCGGTCGTGGCTGCCGGCTTCGAGGTCGGCAAGACGGCCGACCCGGCCACCGGCACCGCCGTGAACGCGGGCGACACCATCGAGTACACCGTCACGGGCACGAACACGGGCAACACCGTGCTCGACCCGGCGACCATCGCCGACGACCTGTCGGCTGTGCTGACGGATGCTGCATACAACGGCGACGTCGCCGCCTCGATCGGCACGGCCGCCCTGGTGGACTCCACGCTCACCTGGAGCGGTGTGCTCGCCCCCGGCGACGAGGTCGTCATCACGTACACGGTGACCGTAGACGAGGACGCGTCCGGCGTCCTGCTGCGCAACACCGCCGAGGGACAGGCCACGCCGCTGATCCCCGAGGACCCGACCGACCCTGACAGCCCGACGAACCCCGGCACTCCGGTCACGCCGCCCCCGGCGTCGACGGAGCACCCGGTCGTCAATCCGGGCTTCGCGCTGACGAAGACCGCCGACCCCGCTTCGGGGAGCCGCGTCGACCCCGGCAGCGTGATCGAGTACACCGTGACCGGAACCAACACCGGCGACACCGTGCTCGACCCCGCCACGATCGCGGATGACCTCACCGCTGCGCTGGCCGTGGGCTCGTACAACGACGACGTCGTCGCCTCGCGCGGCGAGGCCGATGTCACCGACGAGACACTCGAGTGGACAGGCTCCCTCGTACCCGGAGAGAACGTCGTGATCACCTACTCGGTGACCGTCGACGGGGATGCCGGTGGCGAGACCGTCCGCAACTCCGCAACAGGCGAGGCGACGCCTCAGCTGCCGGCGGACCCGAGCGACCCCGAGAGCCCGACGACACCGGGAACGCCTCTCGTGCCGCCGACGGTGATCACGGAGCACCCCGTCAACACACCCGGTTTCACCTTCGCCAAGACGGTGGACCCGGCATCCGGCACCGCGGTCGACGCCGGGCAGGTGCTCACCTACACCCTGACCGGGACCAACACCGGTGAGACGACGCTGAGCCCGGTCGAGATCTCCGACGACCTGTCGGGCGTGCTGGACGATTCCACGTTCAACGACGACACCGCTGCGACGATCGACGGTGCTCCCGCAGCGCCGGCCGAACTCGTCGGCGATGAACTCTCCTGGACCGGATCGCTCGCCGTCGGCGAGGCGGTCACCATCACCTACTCGGTGACGGTCGGTGCCGATGCTGTCGGCACGCTGGTGGAGAACTCGGCAACAGCCACCGCGACGCCTCCCGGTGGCGACGAGATCACGTCACCGGAGAGCACGACGTCCAACCCGGTCAACGAGCCCGGCTTCTCTGTCTCGAAGAGCGCGGATCCCGCTCCGGGAACGGCCGTGGACCCCGGCACTGTGGTCACGTACACGGTGACCGGCGTCAACACCGGTGAGACGGTCCTCGACCCTGTCACGATCGTCGACGATCTGTCCGGAGTTCTCGCACACGCCGAACCCAACGGTGACGCGAGGGCGACGATCGACGGCGGGGCGGCACCGGCTCCCTCCCTCACCGGCGAGATGCTCACGTGGGATGGCGCGCTGCAGGTCGGCGAGACCGTGACGATCACCTACTCGGTGACCATCGCGGCGGATGCCGGCGGCGCGGTACTGACCAACTCGGTCACCGGCACGGCGACGCCTCCCGGTGGCGGATCCGCGATCGAGACGCCTCCGGCCATCACAGATCACGCGATCAACGAGCCCGGCTTCGAGCTGGTCAAGACCGCAGACCCGGCTTCGGGTTCACGGGTCGACCCCGGCAGCGTCATCACCTACACGGTGACCGGCGTCAACACCGGAGAGACGGCACTCGCTCCCGTGTCGATCAGCGACGACATGTCGGACGTGCTCACTCATGCCGAGTACAACGGCGACGCGACGGCGGTCGTGAACGGCGCAACCGTGTCGGCGCCCGAGTTCGCCGGCGAGGAACTGATGTGGACCGGCGAACTCGCGGCAGGTCAGCGCGTCATCGTCACCTACTCGGTGACGGTGGACGGTGACTCAGGTGGAGAGACCATCGCGAACGTCGCATCGGCCAGCGCGATCGCTCCCGGCGGTGCGGAGCTCTCGCCGGCACCATCTGCCACCGAGCACCGCGTCGGAAAGCCGGGCTTCACCTTCGAGAAGACGTCGGACCCGAGTTCCGGAACGATGGTCGCCACCGGCAGTGTGGTGACGTTCACCCTCACCGGGGTCAACACCGGCGAGACGGCTCTCGACGAGGTCGTCATCTCGGATGACCTCAGCGGGGTGCTCCCTCACGCCGACCTGACGGGTGATGTGGTCGCGACAGTGGGTGACCACGAGGTGGCTGCTCCCGTGATCGACGGGACGGATCTGCGGTGGACGGGAAGCCTTGCGGAAGGTGAGGTCGTCACGATCACCTACGCGGTCACCATCCATGCCGACGCCGCAGGCAAGACGCTCGAGAACGTTGCGGTCTCGATCGCCACACCCCCCGCCGGAGATGTGATCACCCCTGCGCCGAGCGGAACCACGCACCCCGTGCAGACGCCCTTGGCCGTGACGGGTGGGCAGCTGGCTCCGTGGGCGCTGATCCTCGGGCTGGGGCTGCTGCTCGGAGGCGCCGTGCTGCTGATCCTGCGTCGTCGGGCCTCGGCCTAG
- a CDS encoding LuxR C-terminal-related transcriptional regulator — MSASVTGVRTDVPRAQSDLTSRPRVTAELENDSRLTVLRGACGSGKTVAMAEWARETAAAVVWLTVDSDAASSAVFARDLLRALVRHGRGTFTEEALDRPWNAVSECLQDDTGSLVIILDDAANLSRESVFDVCRVVAGSRDVRLIAATNRRSTFDSDGLDLVIDRTFIAPDTLMFDATEISRALHVDASTATRILDATDGFPAIIHGATKRAVPGSPEALLQASTAAVEDYMRIRIADSGFDSDDLASLTRMSIADAVDPGLARTLTGDADAAHLLDDLETFGFGRWSSDAAPVFVFAPFVRSLMRRELQRSYPAEVPRLRRAAVEGALRRRAPAEALRLAVEQDDLALASHVIMSGWNNLLENDGKTVVRLLGRLPLSRLKHEPLIAMILAICYIASKLRRIRGLQLLQVAISAANSRRKNLPAMERIYIWAAESAALRLIGMPERAGHVASRALALFEETPESEWDAYIDEIPLLCTHLGISLYYGGRLAEAIEWFDFAASLAASRGTRHALHGVALLSGIHARNGDMPEAQHYVDIIRQGTWDQEQLDGYRGTFYRVAEALLAVEAHDLDAAREHIRVFGPHRSTSEHWVAMAQVEAWVALHDGRAAAGLEQLESFARLRGREAGSAHARDALSRSRALLQLAVGDLNAARRTLQKDAQHDRFDTVLEQSRLALATGEASEALRMLEQTRFSPDTARQRAETAAVQSAALHRTAGAAAVRAATEALGIRLEDRELATPIALMSPDDFSFLRETLADQVTVSLPQTAALPSIAARPRLSSRELVVLRALTSGSSLQDIAADLNVSQNTLKTQLRSVYRKLGAANRAEAVQQAALHDLLSER; from the coding sequence ATGTCGGCATCCGTCACAGGTGTGCGCACAGACGTCCCCCGCGCTCAGAGCGATCTCACCTCGCGTCCGCGAGTGACCGCGGAGCTGGAGAACGACAGCCGGCTCACCGTCCTCAGAGGAGCGTGTGGTTCCGGCAAGACGGTCGCGATGGCCGAGTGGGCACGCGAGACTGCAGCCGCCGTGGTGTGGCTGACCGTCGACAGCGACGCCGCGTCCAGCGCGGTCTTCGCCCGCGACCTGCTTCGTGCGCTGGTGCGTCACGGCAGAGGAACCTTCACCGAGGAAGCCCTCGACCGTCCGTGGAACGCGGTGTCCGAGTGCCTCCAGGACGATACGGGCTCGCTCGTCATCATCCTCGACGATGCGGCCAATCTGAGCCGCGAAAGCGTGTTCGACGTCTGCCGCGTCGTCGCCGGCAGCCGCGATGTCCGACTGATCGCGGCGACGAACCGGCGCAGCACGTTCGACAGCGACGGACTCGACCTCGTGATCGACCGGACCTTCATCGCCCCGGACACCCTCATGTTCGACGCGACGGAGATCTCCCGCGCCCTGCACGTGGACGCGTCGACAGCGACCAGGATCCTGGACGCGACCGACGGGTTCCCTGCCATCATCCACGGTGCCACGAAGCGCGCGGTTCCGGGTTCGCCGGAGGCGTTGCTGCAAGCGAGCACGGCCGCTGTCGAGGACTACATGCGCATCCGCATCGCCGATTCCGGCTTCGATTCGGACGATCTCGCGTCTCTCACCAGGATGAGCATCGCCGACGCCGTCGACCCCGGCCTCGCGCGCACGCTCACCGGCGATGCGGATGCCGCTCACCTGCTCGACGACCTCGAGACATTCGGTTTCGGACGGTGGTCCTCCGACGCGGCACCGGTGTTCGTGTTCGCGCCGTTCGTGCGGTCGCTGATGCGCCGGGAACTGCAGCGCTCGTATCCCGCAGAGGTACCGCGACTTCGGCGCGCGGCCGTCGAGGGGGCTCTGCGACGGCGTGCCCCGGCCGAGGCTCTGCGACTGGCGGTCGAGCAGGACGACCTCGCTCTCGCGTCGCACGTGATCATGTCAGGCTGGAACAATCTCCTCGAGAACGACGGCAAGACGGTGGTCAGGCTGCTGGGCCGGCTGCCCCTCTCACGCCTCAAGCACGAACCGCTCATCGCCATGATCCTCGCGATCTGCTACATCGCGAGCAAACTGCGGAGAATCCGCGGACTGCAGCTCCTGCAGGTGGCGATCTCCGCCGCGAACTCCCGGCGCAAGAACCTGCCCGCGATGGAACGGATCTACATCTGGGCAGCGGAGAGCGCCGCACTGCGGCTGATCGGGATGCCGGAGCGCGCCGGTCACGTCGCTTCGAGGGCCCTCGCACTCTTCGAGGAGACGCCCGAGTCCGAGTGGGACGCGTACATCGATGAGATCCCGCTGCTCTGCACGCACCTCGGCATCTCGCTGTATTACGGCGGCCGTCTTGCCGAGGCGATCGAGTGGTTCGACTTCGCCGCGTCGTTGGCGGCGTCGCGCGGTACACGGCATGCCCTGCACGGCGTGGCATTGCTCAGCGGCATCCACGCGCGGAACGGCGATATGCCGGAAGCCCAGCACTATGTCGACATCATCCGTCAGGGCACCTGGGATCAGGAGCAACTCGACGGCTACCGTGGCACGTTCTATCGCGTGGCCGAGGCACTGCTCGCGGTCGAGGCGCACGACCTCGACGCGGCGCGCGAGCACATCCGGGTCTTCGGCCCGCACCGTTCGACGAGCGAGCACTGGGTCGCGATGGCGCAAGTGGAGGCCTGGGTGGCACTCCACGACGGCAGGGCGGCGGCAGGGCTCGAGCAGCTGGAGTCGTTCGCGCGCCTGCGCGGACGCGAGGCCGGCAGTGCGCACGCCCGCGATGCGCTCAGCAGGTCGCGCGCGCTGTTGCAGCTCGCAGTCGGCGATCTGAATGCCGCCAGACGCACTCTTCAGAAGGATGCGCAGCACGACCGGTTCGACACGGTGCTCGAGCAGTCCCGACTCGCGCTGGCGACCGGCGAGGCGTCGGAAGCTCTGCGGATGCTGGAGCAGACGCGGTTCTCGCCGGACACGGCACGACAGCGGGCGGAGACCGCCGCGGTGCAGAGTGCCGCCCTCCACCGCACGGCAGGCGCCGCGGCCGTGCGAGCTGCGACGGAGGCACTCGGCATTCGGCTCGAGGATCGCGAACTGGCCACCCCGATCGCCCTGATGTCTCCGGACGACTTCTCCTTCCTCCGCGAGACACTGGCCGACCAGGTCACGGTCTCCCTCCCTCAGACGGCTGCGCTGCCCTCGATCGCGGCCCGGCCGCGACTCTCTTCCCGGGAGCTCGTCGTCCTGCGCGCCCTGACGTCAGGCTCGTCGCTGCAGGACATCGCCGCGGATCTGAATGTGTCGCAGAACACGCTCAAGACGCAGCTTCGCAGCGTGTATCGCAAACTCGGCGCCGCGAACAGGGCGGAGGCCGTCCAGCAGGCCGCGCTTCACGACCTGCTGTCGGAGCGATAG
- a CDS encoding ECF transporter S component, protein MNDAPRTNAIRSIRTSALLVSAAFGAIQALVFVAVVPLTSVLAVSSPPAYALVAGVHSLMPLLARVVTRAPGMATFTAFVTGLLTSAISPIGPLAAVPLLVAGIVFDLVLPWVRDRRVGPKRILLAGAIVGAVLFFVALPVFSPEHLVLPVLLATLLARIVGELAVAGVVIALRRLLVRAGAVR, encoded by the coding sequence GTGAATGATGCACCGCGGACGAATGCGATCAGGTCGATACGCACGAGCGCGCTGCTGGTGAGCGCGGCCTTCGGCGCGATCCAGGCGCTGGTCTTCGTCGCGGTCGTGCCGTTGACGTCGGTGCTGGCCGTCTCCTCGCCGCCGGCCTACGCTCTGGTGGCGGGCGTGCACAGTCTGATGCCGCTGCTCGCGCGCGTGGTCACCCGAGCCCCCGGCATGGCGACGTTCACGGCCTTCGTGACGGGACTGCTGACGTCGGCGATCTCACCGATCGGTCCGCTCGCCGCGGTGCCGCTCCTCGTCGCCGGCATCGTCTTCGACCTCGTGCTCCCGTGGGTGCGGGACCGACGCGTCGGGCCGAAGCGCATCCTCTTGGCCGGAGCGATCGTCGGAGCCGTGCTGTTCTTCGTCGCGCTGCCGGTGTTCTCTCCCGAGCATCTCGTGCTGCCCGTGCTCCTGGCCACGCTTCTCGCACGCATCGTCGGAGAGCTGGCGGTCGCCGGCGTGGTCATCGCCCTTCGGCGGCTCCTGGTGCGCGCCGGCGCGGTCCGCTAG